GGGCGCCCCGATGACGACACCGACGACGTCGACGGGGGTCTCTCCCGCCGTGACGGTGCCCGAGAACAGCAGGTTCGAGCCGACCACGCGCAGCGTGCCCGTCTTGAGCCCGGTGATGCCGGCGGTGCCGAGCGCGAGGTTGCGGTTCTCGTACGTGCCGATGCCCGCGACCGTGAGCGTGCGCCGCGCGGAGGCGGTGGCCACGACGGGGTCGGCCGCGGCGATGCGCGCAAGGCTCACGAGGTCGCGCGGTGTGGCGCGGTTGTCGGCGGAGAATCCGGTGGTGTCGGCGATGCGGATGCCCTCGAGTCCTCGCGCCTCGAGCCACCGCCGTGCGGCCGCGAGGTAGGCGTCGACCGAGCCGAAGCCCCACACCGCGAGCGACTCGGCATAGTTGTTCGCCGAGTGCACCATCATGAGCTCGATCATCTGCCGCTGGGTGACGACGGCGCCCGCGGGAGCGGGCGCAACCGTGCCGTTGATGGCCGCGTATCGTGCGGGCAGCCGGCTGTCAGCGGCCGTCAGGGTGATCGCGGCGCCGGGGCCGTCGCCCTCGATGGGATGCTCGGCCAGCACCACGAGCGCCGTGACGACCTTCGCGATCGAGGCGATGGGGCGCGGCGTGTCGAGGTCGCGCCCGGCGTAGATCTGCTCGCCCTCGGCAGCCGCGATGGCCGACGCGCCGTAGGCCGGCAGGGTGACCGTCGGCGCGGGGGTCGAGACCTGCTCGAGCGGCAGCACGACGGGAGCGACCGCCGGCAGCGGGGCGAGCGCGGCGTACGCGGTGTACCCGATGCTCGACGCCACGAGCGCAAGCAGCGCGACCATGCCCGTCGCGCGTACGCGCCGCGCCGTTCGACTCGGGCTCACGCCGAATCGCGCCAGACGACCTCGGTGCTCAGCAGCGCACCGTTGGAGGCCAGCGACCCCGTGCGAACCTGCTCGAGCACGAGCTCGGCCGCCCGGGCGCCGAGCTGACCCGCGGGCTGCCGCACGGTCGAGAGCGCCGGCTGCGCACGCAGCGCCCACGAACTGTCGTCGAAGCCGACGATGCCGACGTCGCGCGGCACCGCGCGCCCGGCGTTGCGCAGCGTCTCGAGCGCGCCCGCGGCGATCGCGTCGGAGGCCGCGAAGACCCCGTCGATGTCGGGGTCGATGCGCAGCAGTTCCGCCATGCCGGCCACGCCGGCCGCGTACGTGTAGAAGCGCTGCCTGGCGACGAGGGTGTCGTCGAATGCCTCGCCCATCGCTTCGCGGAAGCCGGCGAGACGGTCGCGGCCGGAGTCGCGGTCGAGACCCGCCGCGATCATCCCGACGCGGTTCCGACCGGTGCCCCGCAGCCGCTCGGTGATCTGACGGGCTGCTCCGCGGTTGTCGATGCCGACCCACGGCAGTTGGGGCTGGTTGTCCGGTCGTCCGACCATGACGGCGGGCAGCCGCAGATCGGCGATCGCTTGCGAGATGGGGTCGTCCTCGCGCGCGGAGACGATGATGGCGCCATCGACGAAGCCGCCGCCGAGGTAGCCGGTGACCCGGTGCGAGTCGCGCTCGGTGTCGATGATGAGGGAGACGAGCTGATAGTCGGCGGCCGAGAGCGCGGCGTTGGCCCCGAGCAGGATCGCCCCGATATTGGGGTCGTCGATGAACACCGAGTCGGGCTCGTGCACGATGAGCGCGATCGCGCCCGAGGACTGCTTCGCAAGATTGCGGGCCGCCGTGTTGCGCACGTAGCCGACCTTGGCGATCGCGGCCTCGATGGCTTCGCGAGCGGCCGCTGAGACGTAGGGCTCACCGTTGAGCACGCGCGAGACGGTGCCGCGCGAGACGCCCGCTTCGGCCGCCACATCGAAGATCGTGGCGCGCTTGAGACGGGTCGTCGATTCGGACACGCGCTCAGTGTAGCCACGCGGGGGTGCCGAATCGGCGGACAGGGTGTTGACACGGCGGACGCGGCGTGCGTACTCTGTGAGCGCTCACAGAAAATCGTCCCCCCGAACAGGTCACAGTCATCTGTGCACGCTCACAGGGGTCGGTGGACGGAGCGACGACGATGTTGACCCCGCCTGCGAAAGGACGGCCTGTGACCACTCCCCTGACCCTCAGCCACGAGCAGCCGCTCGTGCCGGGCTGGGCCACGGGCACGATCACCCTCGGCTGCGACTACAACCCCGAGCAGTGGGACGAGTCGGTATGGCACGACGACATCGCCCTCATGCGCGAACTCGGCGTCGACCTCGTCGCGATCAACATCTTCGGCTGGGCGCAGCTGCAGCCGCAGCCCGGGCCCTTCGACTTCAGTCGGCTCGACCGCATCCTCGAGCTGCTGCACGCGGCGGGAATCCGTGTGAACCTCGGCACGGGCACGTCGTCGCCGCCCCCGTGGCTCGCGCGCGTGCATCCCGAGACGCTGCCGCAGGCCGCCGACGGCACCATCGCGTGGCCCGGCGGGCGGCAGGCCTGGTGCCCCAGCTCGGCGGTCTTCCGGCAGAAGGCCCTCGAGCTCGTCACGGCCATGGCCGACCGCTACGGCTCGCACCCCGCGATCGCGCTCTGGCACGTCTCGAACGAGCTCGGGTGCCACAACGCCCTGTGTTACTGCGACGCCTCGGCCCGCGCCTTCCGCACCTGGCTGCGCGACCGCTACGCGACGCTCGACGCCCTCAACGCCGCCTGGGGCACCGCCTTCTGGAGCCAGCGCTACGGCCACTGGGACGACGTGCTGCCGCCGCGGACGACGCGGTCGGCCGGCAATCCCGCGCAGCTGCTCGACTTCAAGCGGTTCTCCTCCGACGCGCTGCTCGACTACTACCGGGCCGAGACCGCGGTGCTGCGCGAGCGCTCGAGCGCTCCCGTGACGACCAACCTCATGGTCACGGCGCACATTCAGACCCAGGACTACTTCCGCTGGGCGTCCGAGCTCGACCTCATCGCCAATGACCACTACCTCGACCACCGTCTGGCCGACCCGCTCGCCGAGCTGGCGTTCAGCGCCGACCTCACGCGCGGCGTCGCGGCCGGCGCCCCGTGGATGCTCATGGAGACCTCCACGAGCGCCGTCAGCTGGCAGCCCGTCAATCACGCCAAGCGCGAGGGCGAGCTCGTGCGGACGGTGCTCGGCCACGTTGCTCGCGGTGCTGATTCGGTGTGCTTCTTCCAGTGGCGCGCCTCCCGCAGCGGCGCGGAGAAGTTCCACTCGGCGCTGCTGCCGCACGGCGGCACGGCGGGCGAGGGCTGGGCGCAGAGCCTCGAGCTCTCCGCCCTGCTCGACCGGCTCTCCCCCGTCGTCGGCTCGCGGGTGCACGCCCGCGCAGCGCTCGTCTTCTCCTGGGAGGCCTGGTGGGCCGCCGAGGGCGACACCCAGCCGAGCAGCCTGCTGCGCTACCTGCCCGAGGCGCACCGCTACCACCGCGCGCTTCGCGCCCTCGGCGTCACGGTCGACGTCGTCTCCCCCGATGCCGACCTGAGCGCGTACGACCTCGTGGTCGTCCCGACGCTCTACACGCTGACGGATGCGGCGGCCGCGTCGATCGCGCGGGCCGCCCTGTCGGGCGCGACGGTGCTCATCACGCCGTTCAGCGGCATCGTCGATGAGCACGACGCCATCCGTCCCGGCGGCTACCCCGGAGCCTTCCGCGAGCTGCTCGGCCTCACCGTCGACGAGTTCCGCCCTCTCGCAGCCGAGGCGGCGGTCGCGCTCACCTCGGGCGCCCGGGGCACGATCTGGAGCGAATCGGTGCGCGTCGTCGATGCCGAGATCATCGCGAGCTTCGCCGACGGCCCGGCCGCGGCATCCCCCGCCCTCACGCGGCGCGCGGTGGGAGAGGGTGCTGCCTGGTACATCGCAACGGTGCTCGACGACGATGGTCTGCTCGACCTCGTCCGGACGCTCTGCTCCGAGGCGGGCGTGCCCGTCGTCGAGGTCGGCGTCGACGTCGACGTCGTCACGCGTCGCACGGAGACCGACGAGATCACGTTCATCATCAATCACCGGGCGCAGCCCATCGCGGTACCGTTCGCTGGACTCGACCTGGTCTCGGGCGAGCCCGTCACCGACGCCACTCCGCTCCCCGCGGGCGCCGTGCGCGTCGTCATGTCAGAGAGGAGCGATCGTGGCGCGTGACACAGCCGTCAAAGCCTCGAGAGCCGTCAGCCATCGGAAGGCGCTCGCGTTCTTCCTCATCCCCTTCGGGTCGCTGTTCGTGCTGTTCTACCTCGTGCCGATCCTCTACGCGATCTACCAGTCGCTGCTGACGGTCGAGCGCGAGGGTACATTCGGCCCTGCCGTCCAGGTGTTCGGCGGGCTCACCCAGTACATCGCGGTCTTCCAGAACGAGCCGTTCTGGGCGTCGATCGGGCGCGTGCTGCTGTTCGGCGTCGTCCAGGTGCCGATCATGCTCGGTGTCGCGCTCGTGCTCGCCCTGCTGCTCGACTCGCCGCTCGTGCGGGGCTCGAAGTTCTTCCGCCTCGCCTTCTTCGCGCCCTACGCGGTGCCGAGCGTCATCGCCGCGATCATGTGGGGCTTCCTGTACTCGCCGAACCTCTCGCCCTTCACGGCCGTGACCTCGAGCGTCGACCTGCTTTCGGCCGAGACGGTTCTCTGGTCAATCGCCAACGTCGTCACGTGGGTCTACGTGGGCTACAACATGCTCATCATCTACTCGGCGCTGCTGTCGATCCCGCAGGAGATCTACGAGGCCGCCCGGCTCGACGGCGCTGGTCAGTTCCGCATCGCCTTCGCGATCAAGATCCCGCTCGTCGTGCCGGCGCTCGTGCTCACGGGCATCTTCTCGATCATCGGAACGCTGCAGCTGCTCGCCGAGCCGCAGGTGTTCCAGAGCTTCTCGAACGCCGTCACCAGCACCTTCACCCCGAACCTCACCATCTACTCCACCGCGTCGGTGCCGAACATCAGCCTCGCCGCGGCCATGTCGGTCGTGCTCGCCCTGGCGACCTTCGTGCTCTCGTTCACCGTGCTCAAGCTCACGCAGCGGAGGACCGCGCAATGACCGTCTCGACTGAAACCCGCGCGCTGCGCACGCAGGGGCTGAAGAAGCCCGCCCGCGACGGCGGCATCCGCGAGAGCGCCGTGTCCCGCACCGTCGCCATGGCGGTCATGATCGTCGCGACGCTGTACTTCCTCACCCCGCTGTGGTGGCTGCTCGTCGCGTCGACGAAGACGCGCGAGGACTTCACGACGACCAACCCCCTGTGGTTCGCCGACTTCGCGCTGTTCGACAACATCGCGGCGCTCGTCACCTACCGCGACGGCGTCTTCCTGCAGTGGCTCGGCAACAGCGCGCTCTACGCCGGCGTCGGAGCGCTGCTCGCCACCCTCATCGCGGCCATGGCCGGCTATGCGATCGCGAAGTACACCTTCCGCGGGCGCGAGACGCTCTTCAACGTCATCCTCGGTGGGGTGCTCGTGCCGGCTACGGCGCTCGCCCTGCCGCTCTTCCTCCTCTTCAGCCAGGCGGGGGCGACCAACACGATCTGGGCCGTGCTGCTTCCGAGCCTCGTGAGCCCCTTCGGCGTGTACCTCTCGCGCATCTACGCCGCGGCGAGCGTGCCCGACGAGATCATCGAGGCCGCGCGCATCGATGGCGCGGGAGAGGTGCGCACGTTCTTCACGGTGGCGACGCGCCTCATGGCGCCCGCGCTCGTGACGATCTTCCTCTTCCAGTTCGTGGCGATCTGGAACAACTTCTTCCTGCCGCTCATCATGCTGCGGGACGAGTCGCTCTTCCCCGTCACGCTCGGCCTCTACGTCTGGAACACGCAGGTGAGCCAGATCCCCGACATCCGCGCCCTCGTCGTCATCGGGTCGCTGCTGTCGATCATCCCCCTCATCGTCACCTTCCTCGCACTGCAGCGCTTCTGGCAGTCGGGGTTGGCGAACGGCGGGCTCAAGTGAGCATCCGCCGACAGTCCCTCGGCCGCACGACGGCCGAGCGGAGCAGCACCACCACCAATCGAAAGGAACACAGCATGGCGATCTCTCTCGTCGCACGTGCGGGGGCCATTGCGGCCATCTCCGCACTTGCGCTGACGGCCTGCTCGACCGGCGGCACTGACGCCCCCGGTGCGAGCGGCGACTGCGCTCCCTCCGACGGCCCCGTCACCCTCACCTTCACGAGCTGGCTCCCCGGCGTCGAGGAGGCCGTGGCGATCTGGAACGAGGAGAACCCCGACGTCCAGGTCGAGGTTCAGACGGGCCCGAACGGCAACGGCGGCACCTACCAGAACTTCTTCAACCAGCTCGCGGCCGGCAACGCGCCCGACCTCGGTCAGATCGAGTTCGACGCGATGCCGAACTTCCGCGTGCAGGACGGCCTCGAGAACATCGCGGCGTGCGAGGGCATCCTCGCGGCCGAGGACCAGTTCGTGCCGTGGACCTGGAGCCAGGTCACCTTCGGCGAAGAGGACGCGGTCTACGCGATCCCGCAGGACACCGGCCCCATGGCCATGTTCTACCGTGCCGACCTCTTCGAGGAGGCGGGCATCCCCGTTCCCACCACGTGGGAGGAGTACGAGGCTGCCGCGGTGCAGATCCGCGAGCAGGGCGGCTACATCAACAACTTCTCGCAGAGCGACATCAACGCCTTCGCGGGCCTGGTGTGGCAGGCGGGCGGCGAGTGGTTCTCGAACGACGCCGACGGCTGGACGGTCGATCTGACCGGTGCCGAGACCACGCAGGTGGCCGAGTACTGGCAGGGCCTCATCGACAACGACCTCGTCGCTGTCTACCCGCCGTGGACCGACGAGTGGAACGCCGCCTACAACTCGAGCGAGCTGTGGACGTGGGTCTCCGCCGTCTGGGGTGCCAACACCATCGCGAGCGGTGCGCCTGACACCGCCGGCAACTGGGCTGTCGCCCCGATGCCGCAGTGGGAGGCCGGCGCCAGCGCCGCGGGCAACTGGGGTGGCTCGACCACCGCGGTGCTCAAGGGCTCGGACCACCCGTACGAGGCCGCGCAGTTCGCTCTGTGGCTCAACACGGATGCCGACGCGCTGACCGCGATGAACCGCACCGCGAACATCTACCCCGCCACGATCGAGGGTGCGAACCTTCCGGTCTTCGGTGAGGGTGTGGAGTTCTACGGCGGACAGAAGATCTACGAGGTCTTCGCCGAGGCCGGCAACAACGTCGACCCCAACTTCACCTGGGGCCCGACCATGACGCAGGTCTACAACGATGTCGCTGACGGCTTCTCCGGTGCCGTCTCGGGCAGCGGTACGCTTCTGGATGCTCTGACCGCTGGTCAGGACGCCACGATCGCAGCCCTCAAGGCGGCCTCGATTCCTGTCAAGGAGTAGGTATCTCGCTTCTCCACCTCCGTGCCGCGGGTGTCAGCTTCGTGCTCGACGCCCGCGGCACGGCCGTGCCACGGCTCGCGCACTGGGGTCACGACCTCGGTGAGATCGAGCCGACCATGCTCGAGCTGGTGGCGGCCGCACTGCCCGCGGTCGCCCCCAGCTCGCCTGACCTGCCGCTCGTGCCCTCGATCCTCGCGGGCCCGGCGGAGGGGTGGAGCGGGTTCCCCGCGCTCATCGCCCACCGCGTCGGGGCCGGCCCTGCGCGCCTGCCGATGCGCATCCATCGCACCGGTCTGACGGCCGACGACCGCTCGATCGCGGTCGAGCTGCTCGTGCACGACGATCACGGCCCGCTGCTGACGGTGGGCTGGACCGTGCGGCTCTCGCCGGATGGCGTCGTCGTGATCGCGATGGATGCCCGCGCCGAGGCGCCCGAAGGCGTCGACCTGCACCGTCTCGCCGCGACCCTGCCGGTTCCCGCCCGGGCGAGCGACCTGCTCGACTTCAGCGGGCTCTGGGCCGGCGAGCGGAGGCCGCAGCGCGGCACCGTGCGCGACGGCCTGCACCTCCGCGACCAGCGTCGCGGCCGCCCCGGCCACGACGCCCCCTTCCTGACCGTGCTCGGCACACCGGGCTTTGGCTTCCGCACGGGCGAGGTCTGGGCCCTGCATCACGCCTGGAGCGGCAACAGCACGACCGGCGTCGAGTCGCTGCCGACGGGCCACCGCCGTCTGCTCGCCGCCGAATTGCTCGACCCGGCCGAAGTCGTGCTCGCCCCCGGCGACACCTACACGGCTCCCGAAACCGTGCTCGCCTGGTCGAACACGGGCCTCGACGGCCTGAGCGACCGCCTGCACCCTTTCGTGCGCGCGCTGACTCCCCCGACGCACCGGCCCGTCGTGCTCAACACGTGGGAGGCCGTGTACTTCGACCACGCCCTCGAATCGCTCCTGCCGCTCGTCGACGCGGCGGCGCAGCTCGGCATCGAGCGCTTCGTGCTCGACGACGGGTGGTTCGAGGGCCGCACCGACGACCGCCGTGCTCTCGGCGATTGGACGGTCGATCCCGAACGGTGGCCCTCCGGCCTGCATCCGCTCGCCGACGCTGTCGTGGCCCGCGGCATGGAGTTCGGCCTGTGGGTCGAGCCCGAAATGGTCAGCCCCGACTCGCGGCTCGCGCGCGAGCATCCCGAATGGATGCTGGCCGAAGCCGCACCCGACCGCCAGCATCCCCCCACCTGGCGCTTCCAGCACACGCTCGACCTCACGGTCGACGGGGCTCGCGCGCACCTGCTCGAGACGCTGAGCGCGCTGCTCGCCGAGTACCCCATCGCCTTCCTCAAGTGGGATCACAACCGCGACCAGCACGCCGGTACCGCGGCGGCGCACACCCGTGCCGTGTACGCGCTCATCGACGATCTGCGCGCGCGGTTCCCGCACGTCGCGATCGAGAGCTGCGCCTCGGGCGGCGCGCGGGTCGACCTCGGCATGGCCGCGCGCGTGCACCGCTTCTGGACGAGCGACACGAACGACGCCCTCGATCGGCAGCGCATCCAGCGCTACAGCGGGCTGCTCATGCCGCCCGAGCTGCTCGGCGGTCACGTGGGCGCCCCGCGCGCCCACATCACGGGCCGCACGCACGACCTGTCGTTCCGGCTCGCGACGGCGCTGTTCGGCAGCGCGGGCATCGAGTGGAACGTCACGACCGCCGACCCCGCCCAGCTCGACGCGCTGCGCGACTGGGTCGCGACCGTCAAGCTCGTGCGGCCGCTGCTGACGAGCGGCCGCACGGTGCGCACCGACGAGCCCGTCGACGACCGGTATGTACACGGCCTCGTCGCGCCCGACGGCAGCCAAGCGCTCATCGCGCTCGTCACGCTCGCGACCGCGGCGGTCGCCGTGCCGCCGCCCCTGCGGTTTCCCGGCCTCGACCCCGACCGGCGATACCGCATCGAGCCGCTCACCGTGGGCGGGACGCCGCATGCGGTGCAGGATGCTCCCCCGGCGTGGCTCGCCGAGGGCGACATCACGGTCACGGGCCGGCTGCTCGCCGACCTCGGGCTGCCCGTTCCGCTGCTCGCGCCGGAGCAGGCGCTGCTGCTGCGCGCGGTCGCGCTCGACTAGCGCTGCAGCGCACTGCGCCTATGGTCGCGCTTGCAGCGCACTGCGCCTATGGTCGCGCTTGCAGCGCGTACAACGCCACGGCGCTCGCGGCCGCGACATTGAGCGAGTCGACCCCGTGCGCCATCGGGATCGTCACGACGACATCAGCGGCCTCGAGCGCCGCGCGGCTCAGGCCGTCGCCCTCCGTGCCGACGACGATCGCGACGCGCTCGGGAGCCGCCGCAGCGAATTCGCGCAGGCCCACCGCGTCGTCCGCCAGCGCGAGCGCCGCGATCGTGAAGCCCGCCGCGTGCAGCTGCGGCACGGCCTCGCTCCACTCGGGCAGCCGCGTCCACGGCACCTGTAGCACCGTTCCCATCGAGACGCGCACGCTGCGGCGATAGAGCGGGTCGGCGCAGCGCGGGGTGATGAGCACGGCATCCGCCCCGAGGCCCGCCACGGAGCGGAAGATCGCCCCCACGTTGGTGTGGTCGACGACGTCCTCGACGATGACGACGCGGCGGGCATCCCGCAGCACGTCGATCACGGTCGGCAGCGCGGGCCGATGCATGCTCGCGAGCGCACCGCGGTGCAGGTGAAAACCTGTGAGCGCTTCGAGCACACCGGCCTCGCCGACGTGCACGGTGACGTCGCGGTCGCCCAGCAGCGCCGCGAGATCGGGCAGCCACTTCTCGCTCGTGAGCACGGACCGCGGCTTGTGGCCCGCCCGCAGCGCGCGGCCGATGACCGTGATCGACTCGGCGATGTACAGCCCGCCCTGTGGCTCGGTCGCGACGCGCAGCGCGACGTCGGTGAGGCGCGCGTAGTCGGCGAGGGCGGGCTCGTCGAGCGTCGTGATGTGCTCGATGCGCATGGATGCCCGCCTTCCGCCCGGTGGACGCGAGTCGCCCTGCCAGCCTCCGGAAACATATCCGAAACCCGAGCGTTCTAATCTTCGAGCAGGAAACACCGGAGGCCCCATGTCGATCGCCGCACCGCTCGTCGAGCTCGATGCGGCCGCGCGCGCCGCCGTCGAGCAGGCGATCGAGTTGCTGCGCGGCCGGCGGGTCGCCGTGCTGACGGGGGCCGGGGTGAGCACCGACTCGGGAATCCCCGACTACCGCGGCGTCGGCGCCCCCGTGCGCACGCCCATGACCTACAGCCAGTTCCTCGCCGACGAGCCGTACCGCAAGCGCTACTGGGCGGGGAGCCACCTCGGGTGGGAGCGCTTCGCTGCCGCGGGCCCCAATGCGGGCCACCGCACGCTCGCCGACCTCGAGCACGGCGGCGTCGTGACGGGCGTCGTCACGCAGAACGTCGACGGTCTGCACGTGCGCGCCGGCAGCCGCCGCGTCGTCGACCTGCACGGCAGCATGGACCGCGTCACGTGCCTGCACTGCGGCCAGACCTTCGACCGCGGCGCGATCGCCGAGCGCATCGCGCGCCTCAACCCCTGGCTGAGCGACGCCGACGCGACGATGAACCCGGATGGTGACGCCGAGGTGGCGGACGTCTCGCGGTTCCAGGTGCCCGAGTGCTCGGTGTGCGGCGGCACCCTTAAGCCCGACATCGTGTTCTTCGGCGAGTTCGTGCCGCCCGTCAAGTTCGAAGAGGCGCGCGGCATCGTGGCGCGCTCGGATGCCCTGCTCGTGCTCGGCTCCTCCCTCGTCGTCAACTCGGGCATCCGTCTCGTCGGGCTCGCCGCGAAGAAGCGCATCCCGACGATCATCGTCAACCGCGGTGAGACGAAGGCCGACGCCCGCGCCGCGCTCAAGATCGACGCGGGCACCACGGAGACGCTGGCTGCGTTCCGTGAGGCCCTGCTGCGGTAGTCGACGGATCACCCGTTCATGAGGGATGATCAACGCATGACGCGATCGACCTTCCTCACGCTGGCCGCCATCCCCGCGCTGCTCCTCGCCGTCTCCGGCTGCAGCGCCTCCGCTCCCGCTGCCGAGCCGACGAGCTCGGTCGCGGCGCCTGAGGCGGCGACCGAGCCGCTGACCTCGGTTCCCGCGGGCGACGCCGACTGGGAGTGCGGTCACGCCAGCGCGCTCATGGGCATCCAGTTCCGCACCGAGTGGGAACTCGCGAACGGGGTGATCGACCAGGCGGCTTTTGACGCGCGCGCGGCCGCGCTCGTGGACTCGTGGACCTCCCTCCCCACGGGCGAGTCCGATGTCACCGCGGCGCTGCGGGCAGCGATGACCGAAGCCGCTCAGGGCATCGGCCCGGAGAACCCCGATTTCTCCGTCGCGACCCAGCAGCTCGTGTCGGCGTGCGACGCCGCCGGCTCGATCACGATCGTGAGCGCCCTCCCCGAGATGGGCGGCTGAGCGCGCGGGTCGTGGTCGTCGTCGCGCGCCCTACGATTGTCGGGGCCGACGAAAGGGATTCTTCATGACGGTGTTCGCACTCGTGCGCCACGGCGAGACCGACTGGAACCGCGAGCGGCGCATCCAGGGCTCTACCGACATCCCGCTCAACGCGACCGGGCGTGAGCAGGCCCGCGCGACCGGGGAACTGCTCGCGAGCCGCCGCTGGACGGCCCTCGTCGCCTCGCCTCTCTCACGCGCCGCCGAGACCGCCCGCATCATCGGCGAGCACGTCGGTCTCGGCGACCCCGAGCTCGAGCGACGCCTCGCCGAGCGCGACTACGGCGAGGCAGAGGGGCTCACGGGCCCCGAGATCG
The sequence above is a segment of the Microcella humidisoli genome. Coding sequences within it:
- a CDS encoding Sir2 family NAD-dependent protein deacetylase encodes the protein MSIAAPLVELDAAARAAVEQAIELLRGRRVAVLTGAGVSTDSGIPDYRGVGAPVRTPMTYSQFLADEPYRKRYWAGSHLGWERFAAAGPNAGHRTLADLEHGGVVTGVVTQNVDGLHVRAGSRRVVDLHGSMDRVTCLHCGQTFDRGAIAERIARLNPWLSDADATMNPDGDAEVADVSRFQVPECSVCGGTLKPDIVFFGEFVPPVKFEEARGIVARSDALLVLGSSLVVNSGIRLVGLAAKKRIPTIIVNRGETKADARAALKIDAGTTETLAAFREALLR